TAACTGTATTCCGGATAAACTAAACTTCTCGCCAGCCAAAACCATAATGTCCGGATTGCGGTTGAGGGTTGATAAGAACTTCGCGATTGCTAGACTTTGTAAAGCTCGGGTAACTTTATATTTTCTCCCACCAAATGTAATTAAGTTCaacgaaaagggaaatggTACGTTAGCACTTCCAGGCATCtaaatgtaacaaaaaaaaaaggaaataaattatCTTCAAATCAACACAAACGCACGTTTCACGTTGAAAAATTTGcctaaaatggaaaacaaaaaaataagagcgTTCCACAGAGGAATTCACGAAAAATCCACTACGCCCAATGTTCtattaatgtttaaaaattagGTTTATTAAATGATGATTGTCACGAAAATGTagattaggaaaaaaaaacaccggtATCTCGATTCGCTAGTATTGCTTTAGCTAATGCGTCTATCTATATGGTGAAATATGCTTCCGAAATACGCATGGACGAACGAGGAAGTTTCCGAATGAATTTAAACGTTGTTTCCCAGGAAGGATGAAAGGAGACCAAGGAACGGAAGCATCAACGGATTATctgtaaaataataatattacaaaataaacaatcatTAGACAGGCGGCCACGATAGAACTTACAATTCATCTTCGTGCCTGCGGGTGCGCCGTTTCCCGGCTGCCGGTTGAAATCATTATGGAAACCGCCATTAAAACCGGCACCAGCAAATCCTCCAAAACCgtcattgttgttgttgtttgtgttaAATCCGAATCCGTTGTTGAATCCGGGGAAATTGATGCTCGGTCCAAGACCGTCTCCAGTATTGCACAGGTCGGTGGAACACGATTGGGACGAAGTGGACACGCCCACTCCGTTGCCGCCGACCGCCCCGGCAAAAGCAGATTGGCGACAACCTCTCGAATACGTTACTGTCCTACCTTTGAAGGGCAATTTTAAGATAGATTCGTTAGTTCACGGTTGTTCTTAAAATGTTTAAGACGAAAGTTAGGATAAGCTGCGAGTGCTCGTGACTCACGCTGAAACCAACTGTCAATACTTAAGGGCATTCTTCAATTAATGGACTCTGCAACGTCATTTGCCTTTCTGAAGGCTAAACATGTGCGCCATCGTCAGCACAATGCTGGCATGTTCACTACGTTGTCATGGCAACTGTACGAAAATGCGTCGTGCAGCGGCGAAGCAAGCGAACCGAGGCatggaaaaataaaggaaatgaCTGTTATTGTCGTACTCACCGGAAAAATCGGAACGTTCGGTGCGTAGAACGTTGCACATTTCGTTGGTGGCACACGTGATACGATTGGCTCGCGTCGGCTCTCTGCcacacatttcattttcccgGCCTTCGCACGAATAGCATTGTAGACCTGTGCGTAACAaaagacgaaaggaaaaacatcAGATTACAATCGTTTGTTTCACATTACTAAACTTTGAGCACCTCCATCTacacttgaagaaaaaaaaaatacccaacaGGAAACCTTTGCGTCATTGTTGACCTTGGATAGATTGTGCAACGTCCACTAGGAAGTCAAACCACTTGGTTGCACCATAAACTATTAAAACAACGCAAATGTGGGATTGCAAGCTCTTACCTGAAACAATGCTGATCGTCATCATTAAAACTGCTACGATGATTGGCACGGTTGAATGCATTCCTGTCATTTGGCGAACTTCGTTTTACTGCGTGAATGCTCGCGTTACAACCTGCTGAAACCTCGAACACTAAATGACGTCTGCTGTTTGTTGTCTGCTACGGTTGTTGGAAAGCTGGTTCGAACGCTGCTTGCAGTGAACTGATGGCCTTAGGGCTTTTACCTGAATGTTTTGAAGTATTCCTAAAATGGGCGGAAGGAGGAGCTACAAGCAACTCAAactgtttttcgtttttttttcaccgtcACGTTCTTATGTAGCATATCCGCTAGTGACGTGTTTGCAGAGAGCATGCACTGTTGCCTGCGACGTGTAATGTACTGGACGGAAGAGAATGAGTCACTAAACAGGAAGTTCCAAAGGTTGTAACCATAAGTCAATTCATCGCCTTCTTAGTTCCCTTTGGTCCaaatttccctctttttttttaaggatcgtaaaaataaatacacaaaCTTTAATCTTGGCAGTGCCCCCGTTGACAAGTCGATTTTCAATTGGTATGCAAGTTTTGATTTTCAACCGGAATTAtgcattttcttatttacaaCTTAAACGAAGCCAAAACTGGCTGTAATAAAATCGTCGATAGTTCTCGCTAAGGAGTCTACATTAAGGAATATCGTATTCAGTGGCATGGGGCTCTTATCAGCCCACCTGAATCATTAACTGTGGTCACTTCCGTTCATCGGATACCCTTGGACGTCTGAGCTCAGAATATTTGAAACTGTTCCGATGTATTCGTATTATGGCACTCTACCCAACTACCAAAATAAACATGTTTGGTTAATAATGTTCTCCTTATAAGTTTTCTGATAACGGATTACCGGTAACCACTAAAATAACGCCCACAAGAAACACGGAACGAAGTAGAATGACAACGACGATATTGTGCAATGActtcttttggaaaaaaaaactaacaaaatataatttaaaaaaaaaacaaaagagtaaTTGAAGCCCCCTGATGTGTACaaagcgtacctactttttgAGCAGGATACATAAACGAAAAGGAAGACTGCGCAAGTTGTTAAGGAAGTACGCCGAATTTGCTATTGACAACCTtcgttttgccttttcttttcgaccTCTCATTACGTCTTTTCACTTCTAGACAACGCTTAAGTTACACCCTTCTCTTTATTGATCTGCGAAGAACGATTGTAGAGAAAGAATGGGCCGTAACACAACAACGCTGTTCTGCTAAAGATCTCGACAGTCTTAAGCGGATTGCTCGCAAGATGTTAAACAAGGAGCTATTAGTTTTTTAGACGAATGGTTATTTAGCTTTTCTCGTTCATTCGATAGAACACAAAATTTGATTGAGCAAAAGAATTCCAATATTTGAATCTGCCGTgaccaggattcgaacctgggTTACTACGGAATTGCTTCCTTGCCCCCACAACGTagggtcctaaccactagacgatcACGGCTTACAATATCATATTGGTTTTCAGAACTGATCCTTGTAAGGATGATTCTCCATTTTTGGGTTTCTAGTATTCGATTTACCGATGGACGGACAACTTGTTAATGTACTATGGATGTACCAAGGACCACATCGTAAATTTGTGCGAGTGCTATGTTGCGAGTCTTAAATCAAAGGGAGAATGCTACAGAGCAAAGCAAAACTATAACGGTAAAGGCAAGATAAAAATTGGAATGGATCATTTATGATtagcaaatgaaaatattttatctATTGCCTGACAGTGCGTGTGTAACATTAAGACGACGGCAAAGTACGCGCTGCCATAAGGTTATGTACCGTGCGTTAGGGAATACAAAGATGAAAGCAATAcgtagtttgaaaaaaaaagagagaaaagtcTACCAATTAAAATCGAATGAAATGCCCTCTTATGCGATTTATCATTATTAGTAAAAAGGCCATACTTGAAAATTCAAGGGAGAAAATGCATCGCTCTAAATAAACTTGGAAAACTTCCCGTGACTCGACGCCACTTGGATTGGTGGAAATCGTCCTACACTAATTGACATTTTTTGGAGAaactttgatgttttttttttagctaaaaCTTCTTCCCTCTCCATGTCCCGGAGGACCGTGGTTCCGTCTGTCGTATTACAAGTGAACAGGTATAGTACGTCACTGTTTTTCAGTCTAGCCTTAGTAAAGTTTTCAAGCTGCCTCACTTTTGTACCACATGAAGATGAATACAACTAACGTTAAACAACGTGATCAAACACGAAGAAGGCTATGTTTTAACCTACAAGAAGCTGAGACGAAACAGGCTGAAAATACTAGAAAATCTATTTGAAGAAATAAGGATTCGAGCAGTTTCACACACATTATCAAACATAATGTAGAAGCGATAAGTTATTACAGAAGCAAACCACCGGGAAATTACATTGCAATCgactaagaagaaaaaattatgaaatttaCTAATGTTCAACAGAATTTTTGTGATGAAGCAGCTTTTAGATGATGCGTGTAAAACCAAAGGAATCGATAGAAATTGCGTCGTCCTGAATCGGCTGGAAATCTTGGGCAGGCTGGAACACTTCTTGCGAATCGAAATCAGTTTGAATGATCACATCACTGCTACCTGATTGGTGAGTATTGTAACTATGGCCACTATTCCTGTTGTTCGTCTTCAGATTCATCAGGAAGTCGTCCAATCGGCCAGTCAAACGGCCACTAGACTTCCCGTAATCGGAAGAGGCCAATCGGACGACAGGTGCCGCCACTTGAGCAACCTCCTTGATGGTCTGGCTGGGTACCACGGTTTGCTTGACAATCGGAAAGCTCTCGTACGTGGCCGTTTCTCGGTTTACGGCACGGATGGCCGAAGGAGCTTGATCGTAAGAGATCCGGGTTGGAGCCACAACGCGAACGTTGGTGTTCTTAACGTACGCGTCGTCATTCTGATCGACAAAGCGAACTACATTGTTGGTACGACGGGATGAGCTTCTCACAGGGACGCGGACATTAGAGATATCAAGTTGAGAAACCGTTTTGGTGGGGGTTGACACGCGGATGTCGGAAACAGTGGCATCGTACGGATCGGGAACGCGGATGGATGTCGGTTGGCTGTCGTAAGAATTTTTGGACGGCGAAACGAAACGAACGTTTGCGGCCTGGTTGTTCTTGCGGGCCTTAGTCGGTACGCTGACGtccaaaaatggagaaacgtGCGGATTGACTACCCGAACTACGGTTGGCTGGATGTTGTCTGAAGCTTTGACTGCAGATGAAACGCGGACAGCTCCAGCGTTGTAGTTAATGTCGCGGGTTGGTGAAGAATCAGGAAAACCATCTTCATCGTCATCAACGCTCGTGTACTCGTAATCTATAGCTTTCTGCTCCACCGATTTGGCGGATGTGCGGATGATCGGAAGCGCTTGGGAATTGCGCCCAGCTTCGGGGAGTAGAGTTCCCCGTGCTTGAAATCCGACAGCGTGGCCGGACATCTTTCCAGCCGTATATTCTATTGCATTACGTATTCGCATGAGCCATATGTCGAGTTTGCTTTATAGCTTCTGCTAAGAGAATATAAGATTACCTGTTTCTTGTAGTTTGCCGTTGGCATCAATGTATCCGTATTTGCCAGTCATGTAACCGTTCGCATCCATGTTTTCGATCCGGAACGATCCGTCTGAGGCTTCGAATCCGAACGTGTAAGAGCCGTCATCATTCCTTTGATTGATCTGCTTCAAGATTGAAACAGCCGGTTCAGTGTCCGAAGACGTTGTGGACTTGCTGCTCGCATAGTTAGTTGGAGAAGCCAAAGAGAAGGCCACGGTGCAGGCCAAAAATAGCTAATTTAACATATTAGATAACAGAGCAAATTTTTAGTAAACTCGTATAAGTTAAAGGCAAACACTTAAATCATTTACCACAATCGGATTCATTTTTTGGTTGGCCAGTGGACGGATAGTGCAAAGCGGGTAGGATTATTTTGAGGCTGCAGAGCTGTTGGATGACTGACGAATAAACCCAAGTGTCACCCGTTTTTATACAGACGGGCGAAAAAGAGAAGGTTGAACCGATGCTGACAAAGGATTTCCATCCATCTCTATATCTCTCATTCATCTCGAGTGGCCCTCATGTTGTAGTCGAATGAAACTATCAATGCAACAGACGTACATTCGATATTTCGATTGCATGCTAAATATAAGAACTTCCACTGACAAACAAGCGATTGGAAGTATTACATTAGAAATTCTTAATAGTTATTTCAAAGAGCTATGAATAACATCACCAATTAATGTAATCAACAAGGTCCATTCGCCTTGAGCCTTATAGATAAAACCAATAGAATTTCTTGGTGGCAAGATGTCATACTTTTTACATGCGGGCCgtgcatttcttcttttcctcccctgccctcctaaaaaaaaaaaaggtcgacaTAACTACTGGCTTAACTGACCAAACCCCGATGAGATGACTTAGATTGCTGTATAAGGGCCACGATTGACAAAAGGTGAAAGTTAAACATCGCCAATGATGGCGCAACGTTCGCTATCACCAACAACCGGAACATAATCATAATCGCCAGAATTCTTTAACTGTTTACGCAACAAGAGTCGTTATTAACAATTTAATCGGCTGTACATTTTAAGTCGGGTTAGCCTCTTAAATTATTCTACCACCATTTTCTTCTAAAccaaatattttttagttaaatAGCCTTACACGGGGATGGTCTTAAAGGAtagattacaaaaaaatacagaGCACGATCTGTCTCTTTGTGCAATGATGTGCAAACAATAGGCGTTGGGATCAGTGCATCGTCGATAATGCATCTCCGATACCGACATGCCTTTCACTTTGTCCAATGACGAAAACATCGTGAAGAATGACggctgttcaaaaaaaaaaaaaaaacgaagatgataaaaacaaaatgggtcATTTTCAACTGGGCAAAGCGTTTACCTCTTCAAGGATTTGCCGATGGAGACATACAAAGTACCGGTTTGGGTGTAGCTCACACCCGTATGTCCTGTCACGAGCTTCGAAAATTCGTACACTGGAACATCTGATTTcgcaacaaaaagaaaaaaaaagggaacttaATCAAACAAATCATCAGGTAGAAGacaggtgaaaaaaaagaaagcgaataTCCACATTCCTCGCCAGACGTATCGCATCTAAAACTGAACGAAAAATCTTGTCAAAATCTGTTGCAATGCGATTCGGAGGAATATCGTGTCGTCCCGCGTTTTCGTGAGAGAGTCACGTCCGATTCTGCCGGCCCAGAGTAAAAGTTGACAGACAGGTCATCCGTAGAACGGGGCAGTGTGATATGGTTTGCATATCCAACCCAACATTCACTTTCCATTTGGCTGTATATAAAGACGGACGAGTTCTCGGTTTCGTTCATCAGTCCACTCAACAACAATCAAGTTCAAAGCTGCCCATTCCTCACTGTTGGTACGCACCGTTCTtgattgaagagaaaaaatgatttctaGCATTGTAAGTCGTCCTCTGGTAATGAATTAGAAATTTCTTAGTGTTAGTTCAAtcagtttttaaatgaaataacGTGATTCTAGATGATGCTGCTGTTTGCTGTGGCGTACGTGTTGGCTTCTCCTGCTAACTACGTCACCAGCAAATCGTCCACAACGTCGTATGGCAGTCCAGCTGTAACGATCTTGAAGCAAATCAACCAACTGAATGACGATGGCTCTTACACGTTCGGATTCGAAGCGTCAGACGGATCGTTTAGAGTCGAGAATATGGACGTGAACGGTTACATGACTGGCAAATATGGATACATCGATTCCTACGGCAAAGCACAAGAAACTGGTAATTCAAACGCTTTTAGCAAAAGGTTTAAACAACACAGTTTGTGATTTATTTTGGATGACGATAGAATACGCGGCTGGAAAGATGGCCGGACAGTCTGTCGGATTCCAAGCTCGAGGAACTCTGCTCAATAATGCAGTTCGTAGCAGCCAGCCGTTTCCCTTCATCCGCGCATCCACCAAATCGGTGGAACAGAAAGCTTTAGATTACCTGTACACTAGCGTTGATGACGATGAAGATGGCTTTCCTGATCCACCGCCAGTCCGCAGCACCAACGACTACAACGCTGGAGTTGTCCGCATTTCTTCTCCAGCTAAGGCAGCTTACGACATCCAGCCAACCGTAGTTCGGGTAGTCAACCCGCacgtttctccatttttggaCGTCGGCGTAGCGACTAAGGCTCGTAAGAGCAACAACGCCGCAAACGTTCGTTTCGTTTCGTCGTCCAAAAATTCATACGAAAGCCAACCGACATCCGTCCGCGTTGCCGATCCGTACGATGCCACTGTTTCCGACATCCGCGTGTTAACCCCGACTCAAACGGTTTCTCAAGCTGGTATCCCTAATGTCCGCGTCCCTGTGAGAAGCTCATCCCGTCGTACCAACAATGTAGTTCGCTTTGTCGATCAGAATGACGACGCGTACGTTAAGAACACCAACGTCCGCGTTGTGGCCCCAACCCGGATCTCTTACGATCAAGCTCCTTCGACCATCCGTGCCGTAAACCGAGAAACGGCCACATACGAGAGCTTTCCGATTGTAAGGCAGACCGTGGAGCCCAGCCAGACCATCAAGGAGGTTGCTCAAGTGGCGGTACCTGTCGTCCGATTGGCTTCATCCGGTTACGGGAAGTCTAGTGGCCGTTCGACTGGCCGATTGGAAGAGTTCCTGAGGAGCCTGAAGAAGAACCAGAGGAACAGTGGCAATAGTTACAATACTTATCAATCAGGTAGCAGTGATTTGATCATCCAAAATGATTTCGATTCGCAAGAAGTGTTCCAGCCTGTCCAGGACTTCCAGCCGATTCAGGACGACGCAATTTCCATCGATTCCTTTGGTCTTACCCGCATCATCTAACAGCTGCCCATCCAAGAGATCCTGTAGAAAAATGATAGAATTTGAAttattccaatttttttttattaaacttTAATGCAATTTAACGGTGGTTTTGTTTCTGTACTAACTTATCCTTTCTACATTATGTTTGATAATATATGTTATATGACTAGAATCCttgttttatctttaaatcaaaattattttctaaatCCTTTAGATGTACGAACATTTCATTCTTCACTGGCAAACGAAAAGCTTTGTCGTCACACATAACTGagtatgttttgttttttttatcaagtcACATGCTAGTTGCAATCGTACATACATCATTTCGAAatggacgaagaaaaaaaaatcttcgtGATGGCCTTGGCTGAAAACATGTTGAACAAACCGGCCACGACGAATTCTAAAAACGAGAACGATTTCTGGGGGTACGTAATAGAGAGAGGAAGGACTCCATTTTGGTTTCGACTatggcaagaaagaaaaacgaaaccaaaAGGGGATGAGTCACGTAACCGATTagcatatttttcaaaaacaaaacgttgcGAATATACGTGTTCTCGTTTCGCCGTCCTTCCCctcaattttcatttattagCACATAAAAGTTAACTCATTTAGTCATTAACttttatttatctttcccATATTCACCAATGAAATAGCTTAGATGCGTTTTTAATGCATAACAATTTCGTAATATAAAATTCTAAATAATACAATCACATTTGTTACATAACTAGTTACGCCATAACCCTAGAATGTTCAACCCCAAATGGCAGCATAACTTTGGATTCCCCTTTGATTTCGCCACAGTTAGCAAACGCTTTCTACATTTACATTCTGTAAATGCAAACGCATCAGCTGTTTACGATTCGGGACACGCGTTTTACATAAAACAGTTCACAGATTTCAAAGATTGGCTTTGAAATGCAATGAATCTGTTTTGCCACCCGCATATGTCGGCGGCCATGAATGCCGGGCCGTCCCGGTTATAACATGACGAAAGAGAAAGCGATTGGCTGTCCCCGCATAACctaaacttaaaatttttttttcattcgctaTCGGCAAGCTCATTGCGTTTTGTTCTACCCTATCAAAACTGATCTGGACCAGcacaaaattgaagaaaacaaatcatttaaattcagcatggccaagcaaaagaaatcatttttcagCACTTGGATCAATTGAAGTTCAGTTTCACTTGACTGACGTTCAATCATCGTACAACCACGTGGCCGACCTTGGCCGAATTGCTGAATTAATGGAGGTCTGAAATGATGATCAAGgattccctttttattttgaactgaaacgaaaagaacaaaagaccTCGTGAAGGGCACGCCTTGAAATTGCGCTTGCGACAGTTAATCTACAAGTAACCCGAtcgtttttatatttttaatagGGATAGATATAGCTTTGACTTAACCTTGCTGAGATAGTCACGCCGACAGTGGAATGGCCGAAAATAGACTGGACGATGAC
This genomic stretch from Daphnia carinata strain CSIRO-1 chromosome 4, CSIRO_AGI_Dcar_HiC_V3, whole genome shotgun sequence harbors:
- the LOC130695118 gene encoding keratin, type II cytoskeletal 2 epidermal-like → MTGMHSTVPIIVAVLMMTISIVSGLQCYSCEGRENEMCGREPTRANRITCATNEMCNVLRTERSDFSGRTVTYSRGCRQSAFAGAVGGNGVGVSTSSQSCSTDLCNTGDGLGPSINFPGFNNGFGFNTNNNNNDGFGGFAGAGFNGGFHNDFNRQPGNGAPAGTKMNYNPLMLPFLGLLSSFLGNNV
- the LOC130695113 gene encoding uncharacterized protein LOC130695113, which produces MNPIVLFLACTVAFSLASPTNYASSKSTTSSDTEPAVSILKQINQRNDDGSYTFGFEASDGSFRIENMDANGYMTGKYGYIDANGKLQETEYTAGKMSGHAVGFQARGTLLPEAGRNSQALPIIRTSAKSVEQKAIDYEYTSVDDDEDGFPDSSPTRDINYNAGAVRVSSAVKASDNIQPTVVRVVNPHVSPFLDVSVPTKARKNNQAANVRFVSPSKNSYDSQPTSIRVPDPYDATVSDIRVSTPTKTVSQLDISNVRVPVRSSSRRTNNVVRFVDQNDDAYVKNTNVRVVAPTRISYDQAPSAIRAVNRETATYESFPIVKQTVVPSQTIKEVAQVAAPVVRLASSDYGKSSGRLTGRLDDFLMNLKTNNRNSGHSYNTHQSGSSDVIIQTDFDSQEVFQPAQDFQPIQDDAISIDSFGFTRII
- the LOC130695111 gene encoding uncharacterized protein LOC130695111 isoform X2 produces the protein MISSIMMLLFAVAYVLASPANYVTSKSSTTSYGSPAVTILKQINQLNDDGSYTFGFEASDGSFRVENMDVNGYMTGKYGYIDSYGKAQETEYAAGKMAGQSVGFQARGTLLNNAVRSSQPFPFIRASTKSVEQKALDYLYTSVDDDEDGFPDPPPVRSTNDYNAGVVRISSPAKAAYDIQPTVVRVVNPHVSPFLDVGVATKARKSNNAANVRFVSSSKNSYESQPTSVRVADPYDATVSDIRVLTPTQTVSQAGIPNVRVPVRSSSRRTNNVVRFVDQNDDAYVKNTNVRVVAPTRISYDQAPSTIRAVNRETATYESFPIVRQTVEPSQTIKEVAQVAVPVVRLASSGYGKSSGRSTGRLEEFLRSLKKNQRNSGNSYNTYQSGSSDLIIQNDFDSQEVFQPVQDFQPIQDDAISIDSFGLTRII
- the LOC130695111 gene encoding uncharacterized protein LOC130695111 isoform X1, giving the protein MISSIVSRPLMMLLFAVAYVLASPANYVTSKSSTTSYGSPAVTILKQINQLNDDGSYTFGFEASDGSFRVENMDVNGYMTGKYGYIDSYGKAQETEYAAGKMAGQSVGFQARGTLLNNAVRSSQPFPFIRASTKSVEQKALDYLYTSVDDDEDGFPDPPPVRSTNDYNAGVVRISSPAKAAYDIQPTVVRVVNPHVSPFLDVGVATKARKSNNAANVRFVSSSKNSYESQPTSVRVADPYDATVSDIRVLTPTQTVSQAGIPNVRVPVRSSSRRTNNVVRFVDQNDDAYVKNTNVRVVAPTRISYDQAPSTIRAVNRETATYESFPIVRQTVEPSQTIKEVAQVAVPVVRLASSGYGKSSGRSTGRLEEFLRSLKKNQRNSGNSYNTYQSGSSDLIIQNDFDSQEVFQPVQDFQPIQDDAISIDSFGLTRII